The Rugosibacter aromaticivorans region GCTCCTCACCTCCGTTGTTATCAATCCGTATTTCGCCCCCATCGGCGGCGACCAAACCAACGACCATGTAAAAGCAGGTGGTTTTTCCCGCACCGTTAGGGCCGAGTAGACCAACGACTTCTCCAGCGGCGACTTCAAACGAAACATCCGTAACTACCGTGCGTGATTTATATTTTTTGCGCAGGTTATGCGCTGACAAGGTGGTTGCCACGGCTGTCATGCGTCGTCTTCTCCCAGAGGGGCTTTGAGCAAGCGCCGAATCGTGTCGTTGGCAAAGCCACGGCCTTGCAGAAAACGTGCTTGACGTGCCCATTCTTTGGCATTGGCTGGCGCCGTTGCAAACTTTCTGTTCCAGAGGCTGCGTGCTCGATCAAGATCGTCCGGCATATCGGCAACGGCGAGATGCGATTCGACCAAGTCGCGGTCAAGGCCTTTGGCCAGCATGTTTTGCCGCAAGCGCAATGTACCCAAGCGGGCAGCTTGGGCGCGTACATAGTTTTCCGCGAACCGGGCGTCGGATTGGAGATGACAAGCCTGGAGTTCAGCAATCACGGCGTTAATTTCTTCCTGTGTTCCGTGCGCCGCCAACTTATTGGCGAGTTCGGCGCGGGTATGCTCGCGTCGAGCGAGAAGCCTGATCGCCCGGCTGCGCAGCGCATTCAAATCGAATCACTCAGCCGGGGGGGCGCTTAATCCGGCAACACCGACGGCCGCGCGCACCTTGTTTTCAATTTCAGTGGCGAGATCGGCGCGTTCACGTAGAAAGTCACGTGCGTTGTCTTTGCCTTGGCCAATTTTCTCGCCGTTATAGGCATACCAGGCACCAGATTTTTCAACGATTTTGTGTTCAACACCCAGCTCGACGATTTCACCTTCGCGTGAAATACCTTCCCCGTAGAGAATGTCGAAATGTGCTTCGCGAAATGGCGGTGCCACCTTGTTCTTGACAACTTTGACGCGGGTTTCG contains the following coding sequences:
- a CDS encoding regulatory protein RecX; this translates as MNALRSRAIRLLARREHTRAELANKLAAHGTQEEINAVIAELQACHLQSDARFAENYVRAQAARLGTLRLRQNMLAKGLDRDLVESHLAVADMPDDLDRARSLWNRKFATAPANAKEWARQARFLQGRGFANDTIRRLLKAPLGEDDA